The following proteins are encoded in a genomic region of Sesamum indicum cultivar Zhongzhi No. 13 linkage group LG8, S_indicum_v1.0, whole genome shotgun sequence:
- the LOC105169773 gene encoding thaumatin-like protein 1b, translating to MGRLLFSATLLSLIFNFSLFPEVDSTTFKIVNKCRRTIWPGILTGADRPLLNPTGFVLKSGKSRTLRVPRSWSGRLWARTHCSTDPSTGKFSCATADCGSGKLECAGSGAIPPATLAEFTLNGDQGLDFYDVSLVDGYNLPMLIIPKGGTRGGPGGCSSTGCLVDLNGACPRELAVARGNGSRESVACKSACEAFGDPVYCCSEAYNRPDTCSPSVYSLFFKHACPRSYSYAYDDKTSTFTCASADYIIIFCPLPYTSQKFLAARKETADLPLVNKSMMYIGRHHTRLSSSG from the exons ATGGGCCGTCTTCTCTTCTCTGCCACTTTGCTCTCTCTCATCTTCaacttctctctcttcccAG AGGTGGATTCGACGACGTTCAAGATAGTCAACAAGTGCCGCCGCACGATATGGCCCGGAATACTGACGGGCGCCGACAGGCCATTACTCAATCCCACAGGCTTTGTTCTCAAGAGCGGAAAATCCAGAACTCTTCGGGTACCCAGGTCCTGGTCGGGTCGGTTATGGGCTCGAACCCATTGCTCCACTGACCCCTCCACCGGGAAGTTCTCCTGCGCCACAGCTGATTGCGGCTCGGGGAAGCTAGAATGTGCCGGGAGTGGCGCAATCCCCCCGGCCACGCTGGCGGAATTCACTCTCAACGGCGATCAAGGTCTCGACTTCTACGATGTCAGTCTTGTCGATGGGTACAACCTCCCAATGCTGATAATCCCCAAGGGAGGTACAAGAGGAGGCCCAGGAGGGTGCAGCTCCACGGGGTGTCTAGTGGATTTGAACGGCGCGTGTCCGAGGGAGCTGGCGGTGGCGCGTGGGAATGGCAGCCGAGAGAGCGTGGCGTGCAAGAGCGCGTGCGAGGCTTTTGGAGATCCGGTGTATTGTTGCAGCGAGGCATATAACAGGCCGGACACTTGTAGCCCGTCTGTGTACTCGCTGTTCTTCAAGCACGCTTGCCCGCGCTCATACAGTTACGCTTACGACGACAAGACCAGTACCTTCACCTGTGCTTCCGCCGACTATATAATCATCTTCTGCCCATTGCCATACACCAG CCAAAAATTTCTGGCAGCACGGAAGGAAACAGCGGATTTGCCTCTAGTTAACAAAAGTATGATGTACATTGGAAGGCACCACACGCGGTTGTCATCATCAG GCTGA
- the LOC105169775 gene encoding uncharacterized protein LOC105169775 isoform X3, whose amino-acid sequence MGMDVDAQETSPVSAMANSTCILHYHRMPENLQRGWVKITAGAASAVIKASLTTDNVTFNCMGTVIAKRGCWSFLKGGFVLNSPSAYALIYFQNSDGQPITISVSSASLQPFTDQQWKINQQNMLNTERKRTTTLHISDIDGNRLQGATVVVEQVSRDFPLGSSIASTILGNLPYQNWFVERFNAAVFEDELKWYSTEPQPGEVNYTIPDQMLEFARRNQIIVRGHNIFWEDPDFTPSWVRNLTSSELKSAVSSRIQSLMSQYRNEFIHWDVDNEMLHWDFYEQRLGPNASLEFFQTAQKSDPLARLFMNEYNVLETCDDMNSTVDHYVSRLQELGEGGVSMDGIGLEGHFTVPNPPLIRAILDKLATLKLPIWLTEVDISNSLDQETQAKYLEVVLREGFSHPSIKGIMLWTALHPSGCYRMCLTDNKLHNLPAGDVVDSLLKEWETGVVKGETDDHGAFDFSGFLGEYRVTVNYGNRTTNSTFSLCQDDETKHWNIHL is encoded by the exons ATGGGGATGGATGTGGATGCTCAAGAAACTTCTCCGGTTTCTGCTATGGCAAACAGCACCTGTATTCTACACTACCACAGGATGCCCGAAAATTTGCAAAGAG GTTGGGTTAAGATAACAGCTGGTGCAGCTTCAGCTGTGATAAAGGCGAGCTTGACAACTGATAATGTCACTTTCAATTGCATGGGAACTGTTATAGCCAAGAGAGGATGCTGGTCGTTTCTAAAAGGTGGATTTGTTCTCAACTCGCCTTCAGCCTATGCTCTTATCTATTTCCAG AATTCAGATGGGCAACCAATAACTATCTCTGTTTCCAGTGCTTCTCTGCAGCCATTCACTGATCAGCAATGGAAAATAAACCAGCAAAACATGCTAAACACT GAAAGAAAACGCACCACCACGTTACACATATCAGATATTGATGGAAACAGGTTACAAGGAGCTACAGTTGTGGTGGAGCAAGTTTCTCGAGATTTTCCGTTGGGATCTTCCATAGCAAGTACCatcttaggaaatttaccttACCAG AATTGGTTCGTGGAGCGATTTAATGCTGCAGTATTTGAAGATGAATTGAAATGGTACTCAACAGAACCTCAACCTGGAGAAGTTAACTATACAATCCCAGATCAAATGTTAGAATTTGCTAGGCGTAACCAGATTATAGTCAGGGGACATAACATATTCTGGGAGGACCCTGATTTTACGCCTTCGTGGGTCCGTAATCTAACAAGCTCAGAGCTGAAATCTGCTGTCAGTTCCAGGATACAAAGCCTGATGAGTCAATACAGAAACGAATTCATACACTGGGATGTCGATAATGAAATGCTCCACTGGGATTTCTACGAGCAACGGCTTGGTCCCAATGCCAGTTTAGAATTTTTCCAAACAGCCCAGAAATCAGATCCTTTGGCCAGGCTGTTCATGAATGAATACAATGTGTTGGAGACTTGTGATGATATGAACTCCACGGTGGATCACTATGTTTCAAGATTGCAAGAACTTGGAGAAGGCGGCGTCTCAATGGATGGAATTGGACTTGAGGGACACTTTACAGTACCAAATCCTCCTCTAATCAGAGCTATTCTTGATAAATTAGCTACGTTAAAGCTTCCCATTTGGCTCACAGAGGTGGATATCAGCAACAGTCTTGATCAAGAAACACAG GCCAAATATCTAGAAGTAGTGCTGAGAGAAGGTTTTTCACACCCCTCCATCAAGGGGATCATGCTTTGGACAGCATTACACCCCTCTGGATGCTACAGAATGTGCCTAACAGATAACAAACTCCACAATCTCCCAGCCGGTGATGTGGTGGACTCACTGCTGAAAGAATGGGAAACTGGGGTGGTGAAGGGCGAAACAGATGACCATGGTGCATTTGACTTTTCTGGTTTCTTAGGTGAATACAGGGTGACAGTCAACTACGGCAACAGAACAACCAATTCAACCTTCTCTTTGTGTCAAGACgatgaaaccaaacattggAACATTCATTTGTAG
- the LOC105169775 gene encoding uncharacterized protein LOC105169775 isoform X2, whose amino-acid sequence MQSGWGWMWMLKKLLRFLLWQTAPVFYTTTGCPKICKECKSAPEDPLYDGGIIKNQSLGVYNRPHPPRFPVNSPAFVLNNLTGNTIYCFSSWVKITAGAASAVIKASLTTDNVTFNCMGTVIAKRGCWSFLKGGFVLNSPSAYALIYFQNSDGQPITISVSSASLQPFTDQQWKINQQNMLNTERKRTTTLHISDIDGNRLQGATVVVEQVSRDFPLGSSIASTILGNLPYQNWFVERFNAAVFEDELKWYSTEPQPGEVNYTIPDQMLEFARRNQIIVRGHNIFWEDPDFTPSWVRNLTSSELKSAVSSRIQSLMSQYRNEFIHWDVDNEMLHWDFYEQRLGPNASLEFFQTAQKSDPLARLFMNEYNVLETCDDMNSTVDHYVSRLQELGEGGVSMDGIGLEGHFTVPNPPLIRAILDKLATLKLPIWLTEVDISNSLDQETQAKYLEVVLREGFSHPSIKGIMLWTALHPSGCYRMCLTDNKLHNLPAGDVVDSLLKEWETGVVKGETDDHGAFDFSGFLGEYRVTVNYGNRTTNSTFSLCQDDETKHWNIHL is encoded by the exons ATGCAGTCTGGATGGGGATGGATGTGGATGCTCAAGAAACTTCTCCGGTTTCTGCTATGGCAAACAGCACCTGTATTCTACACTACCACAGGATGCCCGAAAATTTGCAAAGAG TGCAAATCAGCACCAGAGGATCCACTCTACGATGGTGGTATCATCAAGAATCAGTCTCTCGGAGTCTATAATAGGCCTCATCCCCCCAGATTTCCTGTTAATTCCCCTGCTTTCGTTTTAAACAATCTCACTGGCAACACAATCTACTGTTTTTCCA GTTGGGTTAAGATAACAGCTGGTGCAGCTTCAGCTGTGATAAAGGCGAGCTTGACAACTGATAATGTCACTTTCAATTGCATGGGAACTGTTATAGCCAAGAGAGGATGCTGGTCGTTTCTAAAAGGTGGATTTGTTCTCAACTCGCCTTCAGCCTATGCTCTTATCTATTTCCAG AATTCAGATGGGCAACCAATAACTATCTCTGTTTCCAGTGCTTCTCTGCAGCCATTCACTGATCAGCAATGGAAAATAAACCAGCAAAACATGCTAAACACT GAAAGAAAACGCACCACCACGTTACACATATCAGATATTGATGGAAACAGGTTACAAGGAGCTACAGTTGTGGTGGAGCAAGTTTCTCGAGATTTTCCGTTGGGATCTTCCATAGCAAGTACCatcttaggaaatttaccttACCAG AATTGGTTCGTGGAGCGATTTAATGCTGCAGTATTTGAAGATGAATTGAAATGGTACTCAACAGAACCTCAACCTGGAGAAGTTAACTATACAATCCCAGATCAAATGTTAGAATTTGCTAGGCGTAACCAGATTATAGTCAGGGGACATAACATATTCTGGGAGGACCCTGATTTTACGCCTTCGTGGGTCCGTAATCTAACAAGCTCAGAGCTGAAATCTGCTGTCAGTTCCAGGATACAAAGCCTGATGAGTCAATACAGAAACGAATTCATACACTGGGATGTCGATAATGAAATGCTCCACTGGGATTTCTACGAGCAACGGCTTGGTCCCAATGCCAGTTTAGAATTTTTCCAAACAGCCCAGAAATCAGATCCTTTGGCCAGGCTGTTCATGAATGAATACAATGTGTTGGAGACTTGTGATGATATGAACTCCACGGTGGATCACTATGTTTCAAGATTGCAAGAACTTGGAGAAGGCGGCGTCTCAATGGATGGAATTGGACTTGAGGGACACTTTACAGTACCAAATCCTCCTCTAATCAGAGCTATTCTTGATAAATTAGCTACGTTAAAGCTTCCCATTTGGCTCACAGAGGTGGATATCAGCAACAGTCTTGATCAAGAAACACAG GCCAAATATCTAGAAGTAGTGCTGAGAGAAGGTTTTTCACACCCCTCCATCAAGGGGATCATGCTTTGGACAGCATTACACCCCTCTGGATGCTACAGAATGTGCCTAACAGATAACAAACTCCACAATCTCCCAGCCGGTGATGTGGTGGACTCACTGCTGAAAGAATGGGAAACTGGGGTGGTGAAGGGCGAAACAGATGACCATGGTGCATTTGACTTTTCTGGTTTCTTAGGTGAATACAGGGTGACAGTCAACTACGGCAACAGAACAACCAATTCAACCTTCTCTTTGTGTCAAGACgatgaaaccaaacattggAACATTCATTTGTAG
- the LOC105169776 gene encoding serine/threonine-protein kinase-like protein ACR4 gives MKQLFSWSNPMFHLDRCLVFLLLFRYLCSQVSSLGSMSSIAISYGENGPVFCGLKSDGSHLADCYGSNPAIIHATPNHTPFLGLTAGSGFVCGLQMDSNEPFCWGSTGFIPMGTPLKADENSEYIEISAGDHHLCGLRKPLMGDLRNTSLVDCWGYNMTKSYNFDGQIQSISAGSEFNCGLFAQNRSVFCWGDQTSSNVIGLVPKELRFRKIAAGGFHVCGILQGVDSRVACWGTSLDLELEISVGSLMHSGQLNVDLAPQDPMLSVVGGKFHACGIRSYDRVVICWGYTVEKSTPPPNGVKLYEIAAGDYFTCGILAETSLSPICWGADFPSALPLAVSPGLCKPTPCSRDFYEFNNASSPCKSPGSHICLPCSDGCPNEMYQVSECSLTSDRQCGFNCSSCTSGECINNCSSAARTGSKNEKFWSLQLPIITAEVSFALFLVSAVTLTSVLYVRYKLRNCRCSVTSKKRSGNGSSRKESGKIRPDLDELKIRRAQMFSYEELERATGGFKEESLLGKGSFSCVFKGVLKDGTTVAVKRAIVSPDVKKNSKEFHTELDLLSRLNHAHLLNLLGYCEEGGERLLVYEFMANGSLHQHLHSKNKELKDQLDWVRRVTIAVQAARGIEYLHGYACPPVIHRDIKSSNILIDEEHNARVADFGLSLLGPANSSSPLAELPAGTLGYLDPEYYRLHYLTTKSDVYSFGVLLLEILSGRKAIDMQYEEGNIVEWAVPLIKAGDLEAILDPALKPPPDLEALKRIANIASKCVRMRGKERPSMDKVTTALERALALLMGSPSNDQPILPTEVVLGSSRLHKKSSQRSGNRSTSETDGADTEDQRFEFRAPSWITFPSVASSQRRKSSVSESDLDGKNIEPRNVGNGACIGDAFRNPVEEIGPASPQEHLYLQHNF, from the coding sequence ATGAAGCAGCTTTTCTCATGGAGCAACCCCATGTTTCATCTTGATCGCTGTTTGGTCTTTTTGCTGCTTTTTCGCTATTTATGCTCCCAAGTTTCCAGCTTGGGATCAATGTCATCCATCGCCATTTCTTACGGTGAAAACGGTCCCGTCTTCTGTGGTTTAAAATCTGATGGCTCTCATTTGGCCGACTGTTATGGCTCAAATCCTGCTATCATTCATGCAACGCCAAATCATACGCCTTTTCTCGGTTTGACCGCTGGTAGTGGCTTTGTTTGTGGACTTCAGATGGATTCAAATGAACCCTTTTGCTGGGGTAGCACAGGGTTTATCCCAATGGGTACGCCTCTAAAAGCAGATGAGAATTCTGAGTACATAGAAATTAGTGCTGGAGACCACCATTTATGTGGATTGAGAAAACCCTTGATGGGAGACTTGAGGAATACTTCTTTAGTTGATTGTTGGGGTTATAACATGACAAAAAGTTACAATTTTGATGGGCAGATTCAATCTATTTCTGCAGGTTCTGAGTTTAACTGTGGTTTGTTTGCTCAGAACAGGAGCGTTTTCTGCTGGGGTGATCAAACTAGTAGTAATGTGATAGGATTGGTCCCCAAGGAGTTGAGATTTAGAAAAATAGCAGCTGGGGGTTTTCATGTTTGTGGGATTTTGCAAGGGGTGGATTCTAGAGTGGCTTGTTGGGGGACGAGTTTGGATCTTGAACTAGAGATTTCTGTTGGTTCTCTTATGCATTCTGGGCAGCTTAACGTGGACTTGGCGCCTCAGGATCCTATGCTCTCTGTAGTTGGGGGAAAGTTTCATGCTTGTGGGATTAGAAGTTATGACAGAGTAGTGATTTGCTGGGGTTATACAGTGGAGAAAAGTACACCTCCTCCCAATGGTGTTAAGCTTTATGAGATTGCTGCTGGGGATTACTTCACTTGTGGAATTCTAGCTGAGACATCTCTTTCGCCTATCTGTTGGGGTGCCGATTTTCCTTCAGCTCTGCCGCTGGCTGTTTCACCTGGACTTTGCAAGCCAACACCTTGTTCACGTGATTTTTATGAGTTTAATAATGCAAGTTCACCTTGCAAGTCTCCTGGCTCTCACATTTGCTTGCCTTGTAGCGATGGCTGTCCTAATGAAATGTATCAGGTCAGTGAATGCAGCTTAACATCGGATAGGCAATGTGGATTCAACTGTTCGAGTTGCACCTCAGGTGAGTGCATCAATAATTGTTCCAGTGCTGCTAGAACTGGAAGCAAGAATGAAAAGTTCTGGTCACTGCAATTGCCAATCATTACTGCAGAGGTTTCctttgctttatttttggtaAGTGCTGTTACTCTGACTTCTGTTCTATATGTTCGATACAAGTTAAGGAACTGTAGGTGCTCTGTTACTTCCAAAAAGCGTAGTGGAAATGGTTCTTCTCGTAAGGAGAGTGGGAAGATTCGTCCAGACTTGGATGAGCTGAAGATTAGGAGGGCTCAGATGTTTTCATACGAGGAACTTGAAAGAGCCACTGGGGGGTTTAAGGAAGAATCACTTCTGGGAAAGGGTAGTTTTTCTTGTGTCTTTAAAGGTGTCTTGAAGGATGGGACGACAGTTGCGGTGAAAAGGGCTATTGTCTCTCCTGACGTGAAGAAGAATTCAAAGGAGTTTCATACAGAGCTAGATTTGCTTTCCAGGTTAAACCATGCCCATCTGCTCAATTTGCTTGGTTACTGTGAAGAAGGTGGAGAGAGACTTCTGGTTTATGAGTTCATGGCTAATGGATCTTTGCATCAACACCTCCACAGTAAGAACAAGGAACTGAAAGACCAATTAGATTGGGTCAGGAGGGTTACTATTGCAGTTCAAGCGGCTCGTGGGATTGAATATCTACATGGCTATGCTTGTCCCCCTGTAATTCACCGTGACATAAAGTCTTCAAATATTCTCATAGATGAAGAGCACAATGCACGTGTTGCTGACTTTGGCCTCTCTTTACTGGGACCAGCCAACAGTAGCTCCCCCTTGGCTGAACTGCCTGCTGGTACTCTTGGCTATCTTGACCCTGAGTACTATAGGCTTCATTACCTTACGACCAAATCAGATGTTTATAGTTTTGGTGTTTTGCTGTTGGAAATTCTCAGCGGTCGGAAAGCCATTGATATGCAGTATGAAGAAGGAAACATAGTTGAATGGGCTGTCCCTTTGATCAAAGCTGGTGATCTAGAAGCCATTCTTGATCCAGCACTGAAACCTCCACCAGATCTTGAAGCACTGAAGCGAATTGCTAATATAGCAAGTAAATGTGTGAGAATGAGAGGAAAGGAGAGGCCATCAATGGACAAAGTGACTACAGCTTTGGAGCGCGCACTTGCTCTGTTAATGGGTAGCCCATCTAATGATCAGCCTATCTTGCCGACTGAGGTGGTTTTGGGAAGTAGTAGATTGCATAAGAAGTCTTCTCAAAGATCAGGAAACCGGTCAACCTCAGAAACAGATGGGGCGGATACAGAGGATCAAAGATTTGAATTCAGGGCTCCATCATGGATCACTTTTCCTAGCGTTGCTTCCTCGCAGAGGAGAAAATCATCTGTTTCTGAATCAGATCTTGATGGGAAAAACATAGAACCAAGAAATGTGGGAAATGGAGCCTGTATTGGAGACGCATTCAGAAACCCAGTGGAAGAGATTGGTCCTGCTTCTCCTCAAGAACACTTGTACTTGCAGCACAATTTCTAG
- the LOC105169775 gene encoding uncharacterized protein LOC105169775 isoform X1, with translation MKNYLYILFLGLSLQFGPLTTASTSFTGDGPLYDYSAYTECKSAPEDPLYDGGIIKNQSLGVYNRPHPPRFPVNSPAFVLNNLTGNTIYCFSSWVKITAGAASAVIKASLTTDNVTFNCMGTVIAKRGCWSFLKGGFVLNSPSAYALIYFQNSDGQPITISVSSASLQPFTDQQWKINQQNMLNTERKRTTTLHISDIDGNRLQGATVVVEQVSRDFPLGSSIASTILGNLPYQNWFVERFNAAVFEDELKWYSTEPQPGEVNYTIPDQMLEFARRNQIIVRGHNIFWEDPDFTPSWVRNLTSSELKSAVSSRIQSLMSQYRNEFIHWDVDNEMLHWDFYEQRLGPNASLEFFQTAQKSDPLARLFMNEYNVLETCDDMNSTVDHYVSRLQELGEGGVSMDGIGLEGHFTVPNPPLIRAILDKLATLKLPIWLTEVDISNSLDQETQAKYLEVVLREGFSHPSIKGIMLWTALHPSGCYRMCLTDNKLHNLPAGDVVDSLLKEWETGVVKGETDDHGAFDFSGFLGEYRVTVNYGNRTTNSTFSLCQDDETKHWNIHL, from the exons ATGAAGAACTATCTATACATTTTATTCTTGGGACTCTCCCTCCAGTTTGGACCTTTAACTACTGCTTCGACTTCTTTTACGGGAGATGGACCCTTGTATGATTATTCTGCTTACACTGAG TGCAAATCAGCACCAGAGGATCCACTCTACGATGGTGGTATCATCAAGAATCAGTCTCTCGGAGTCTATAATAGGCCTCATCCCCCCAGATTTCCTGTTAATTCCCCTGCTTTCGTTTTAAACAATCTCACTGGCAACACAATCTACTGTTTTTCCA GTTGGGTTAAGATAACAGCTGGTGCAGCTTCAGCTGTGATAAAGGCGAGCTTGACAACTGATAATGTCACTTTCAATTGCATGGGAACTGTTATAGCCAAGAGAGGATGCTGGTCGTTTCTAAAAGGTGGATTTGTTCTCAACTCGCCTTCAGCCTATGCTCTTATCTATTTCCAG AATTCAGATGGGCAACCAATAACTATCTCTGTTTCCAGTGCTTCTCTGCAGCCATTCACTGATCAGCAATGGAAAATAAACCAGCAAAACATGCTAAACACT GAAAGAAAACGCACCACCACGTTACACATATCAGATATTGATGGAAACAGGTTACAAGGAGCTACAGTTGTGGTGGAGCAAGTTTCTCGAGATTTTCCGTTGGGATCTTCCATAGCAAGTACCatcttaggaaatttaccttACCAG AATTGGTTCGTGGAGCGATTTAATGCTGCAGTATTTGAAGATGAATTGAAATGGTACTCAACAGAACCTCAACCTGGAGAAGTTAACTATACAATCCCAGATCAAATGTTAGAATTTGCTAGGCGTAACCAGATTATAGTCAGGGGACATAACATATTCTGGGAGGACCCTGATTTTACGCCTTCGTGGGTCCGTAATCTAACAAGCTCAGAGCTGAAATCTGCTGTCAGTTCCAGGATACAAAGCCTGATGAGTCAATACAGAAACGAATTCATACACTGGGATGTCGATAATGAAATGCTCCACTGGGATTTCTACGAGCAACGGCTTGGTCCCAATGCCAGTTTAGAATTTTTCCAAACAGCCCAGAAATCAGATCCTTTGGCCAGGCTGTTCATGAATGAATACAATGTGTTGGAGACTTGTGATGATATGAACTCCACGGTGGATCACTATGTTTCAAGATTGCAAGAACTTGGAGAAGGCGGCGTCTCAATGGATGGAATTGGACTTGAGGGACACTTTACAGTACCAAATCCTCCTCTAATCAGAGCTATTCTTGATAAATTAGCTACGTTAAAGCTTCCCATTTGGCTCACAGAGGTGGATATCAGCAACAGTCTTGATCAAGAAACACAG GCCAAATATCTAGAAGTAGTGCTGAGAGAAGGTTTTTCACACCCCTCCATCAAGGGGATCATGCTTTGGACAGCATTACACCCCTCTGGATGCTACAGAATGTGCCTAACAGATAACAAACTCCACAATCTCCCAGCCGGTGATGTGGTGGACTCACTGCTGAAAGAATGGGAAACTGGGGTGGTGAAGGGCGAAACAGATGACCATGGTGCATTTGACTTTTCTGGTTTCTTAGGTGAATACAGGGTGACAGTCAACTACGGCAACAGAACAACCAATTCAACCTTCTCTTTGTGTCAAGACgatgaaaccaaacattggAACATTCATTTGTAG